Proteins co-encoded in one Leucobacter exalbidus genomic window:
- a CDS encoding enoyl-CoA hydratase/isomerase family protein — protein MTASVLLGIDAGIARITLNRPASLNAFDADMAHAWVAAVTDALAHPETRAIIIAAEGRAFCAGGDVRAMAEMPDREDALTSLAEVINVGLAALVESSIPVVAAAHGTTAGGGLGVLLASDYAVVGESSRVGALYAGVGLTPDLSVTALLARAVGERRALQLTLQDRLLPAKEAQEWGLVAEVVADDAVLERAETIARHWVDGAAYAYGQAKRLIRSQPSRSFREQLAEEARTIGATSVTAEAEKRIQAFAAR, from the coding sequence ATGACTGCCTCCGTATTGCTCGGCATCGACGCCGGCATTGCCCGTATTACTCTGAACCGCCCCGCGAGCCTGAATGCGTTCGACGCAGATATGGCCCACGCCTGGGTCGCCGCGGTCACCGATGCTCTGGCGCATCCCGAGACGCGCGCGATCATCATCGCCGCCGAGGGGCGTGCTTTCTGTGCCGGCGGCGACGTGCGCGCCATGGCTGAGATGCCTGACCGCGAAGACGCGCTCACCTCGCTGGCCGAGGTGATCAACGTGGGCCTCGCGGCGCTCGTCGAATCATCGATCCCCGTGGTCGCGGCTGCCCACGGCACCACCGCTGGCGGCGGGCTCGGCGTGCTGCTTGCGAGCGACTACGCAGTGGTGGGGGAGTCCTCACGCGTCGGCGCACTGTATGCCGGCGTCGGGCTCACCCCCGACCTGTCGGTGACGGCGTTACTGGCCCGCGCGGTGGGTGAACGGCGCGCGCTGCAGCTCACGCTGCAGGACCGGTTGTTGCCTGCGAAAGAGGCGCAGGAGTGGGGGCTCGTTGCCGAGGTCGTCGCAGATGACGCGGTACTTGAGCGGGCCGAAACGATCGCCCGGCACTGGGTCGATGGCGCCGCCTACGCATATGGTCAGGCGAAGCGCCTGATTCGTTCGCAGCCGTCGCGCAGTTTTCGCGAGCAGCTCGCTGAAGAGGCCCGCACGATCGGGGCGACCTCGGTGACGGCCGAAGCAGAAAAGCGCATTCAAGCGTTCGCGGCGCGGTAA